From the genome of Streptomyces sp. NBC_01116, one region includes:
- a CDS encoding PucR family transcriptional regulator has translation MPQVVRSRIGAPHGPSPATPLPHRFRSLADREAVEVLHRAARVLVASLPALTDRLVEALYAQEPGYRAAIDSGRAEVWQEVHHSLRHNVGSLIQPREFRESAHRTSRWIGEIRAEQGVPLDAVLHAFRMGGAMVWQDLVDETARRDPDDVRLLVHVAADVWNFVDEHCGIVADAYRQAERRLSWRRENRQRLMVAALLDGTARIADLAEAAAMLGLPEQGRYAVLAVAAAPRGPGSPARPPLTMPDAPELWHPGPAAEFAILPLSGSPGELNELAAALDVPAGVRAGIGSAVEGLAALGDARRLAETALRACPASGGTVLLDEHLPDALVVSSPALAGALADRVLGPLDRLDPADRDVIVETLTAWLDADGSAQRAGARLYCHRNTVLNRLRRFEQLTGRCLTRPRDAVEVSLALAARRLLGG, from the coding sequence ATGCCACAGGTCGTACGTTCGCGGATCGGGGCGCCGCACGGCCCGTCCCCGGCAACCCCGTTGCCGCACCGCTTCCGGTCCCTGGCGGACCGCGAGGCCGTCGAGGTGCTGCACCGGGCCGCCAGGGTCCTCGTCGCCTCGCTGCCGGCCCTCACCGACCGGCTGGTCGAGGCCCTGTACGCCCAGGAGCCCGGCTACCGGGCGGCCATCGACTCCGGCCGGGCCGAGGTGTGGCAGGAGGTCCACCACTCGCTGCGGCACAACGTCGGCTCGCTGATCCAGCCCCGGGAGTTCCGGGAGTCCGCCCACCGCACCTCCCGCTGGATCGGTGAGATACGCGCCGAGCAGGGTGTGCCGCTCGACGCCGTCCTGCACGCCTTCCGGATGGGCGGCGCGATGGTCTGGCAGGACCTCGTGGACGAGACCGCCCGCCGCGACCCCGACGACGTACGGCTGCTCGTCCATGTCGCCGCCGACGTGTGGAACTTCGTCGACGAGCACTGCGGGATCGTCGCGGACGCCTACCGGCAGGCCGAGCGGCGGCTGTCCTGGAGGCGCGAGAACCGGCAGCGGCTCATGGTCGCCGCGCTGCTGGACGGGACCGCCCGGATCGCCGACCTCGCCGAGGCGGCCGCGATGCTGGGCCTGCCGGAGCAGGGCCGCTACGCCGTGCTCGCGGTGGCCGCCGCCCCGCGCGGTCCGGGGTCGCCCGCCCGCCCGCCGCTGACGATGCCCGACGCCCCGGAGCTCTGGCACCCGGGCCCGGCCGCGGAGTTCGCGATCCTGCCGCTGTCGGGCTCGCCCGGCGAGCTGAACGAGCTGGCCGCCGCGCTGGACGTACCGGCCGGCGTCCGGGCCGGGATCGGCTCCGCCGTCGAGGGTCTGGCCGCCCTCGGCGACGCCCGGCGGCTCGCGGAGACCGCGCTGCGCGCCTGCCCCGCCTCCGGGGGCACCGTCCTGCTCGACGAGCACCTTCCGGACGCCCTGGTCGTCTCCTCCCCGGCGCTCGCCGGGGCGCTCGCCGACCGGGTCCTGGGCCCGCTGGACCGGCTGGACCCCGCCGACCGGGACGTCATCGTGGAGACCCTCACCGCCTGGCTGGACGCGGACGGCTCCGCGCAGCGGGCCGGTGCGCGGCTCTACTGCCACCGCAACACCGTCCTCAACCGCCTCCGCCGCTTCGAACAGCTCACCGGCCGCTGCCTCACCCGCCCCCGGGACGCGGTCGAGGTCTCCCTCGCCCTGGCGGCGCGGCGGCTGCTCGGCGGGTGA
- a CDS encoding LuxR C-terminal-related transcriptional regulator, producing the protein MNPSTTVRSPLRLYGRDDELATVTSLLELSWRGGGGVLVLAAPPGLGRTALLRAAADAHRDRGPVLYATAASAGRSVPGGGPVAPLGPSLTTGPSPAAPYPVITPEALARRLREPGTGPPLLVCADDAHTWDPACRSALARAARGLGPGSRTAVLLSAADGTAFAGLPTLHLAPLDEGAASALLDRLAGGAAPGEGLGPAPGADPGALVGRAAPGTADPGTAVVTGELDPVVRAELLREAAGNPRLLAGLTGRLTSDQLAGRTPLPYPLPGGETVLAAHAERLDGLPDRTRTLLLLAAAAQEHEPEGAGADALLLLRAGTRRGLPRDFLDRALFGTTVTEGLLQRAGSRVHFAHRLAARAVLHHAPWSHRRAAHELLATLLTETADRASPDASSPPLSEAPAASPPPGPLAALVQWACAASGPDAALAARLEEAAGAPFPHAERSAALARAALLTTEPTLRAARLAAAAEQAGLAGDPALARTLLARTGPRAPGAAGPAADRARGLASYVHGMLALRSGPAADAHEVLLAAAALLGPHDPRRTLDALLGAAEAAWAAGDALGYLDAMNRLARTPLEAGLEHYRAGMCAVLAGRTAEGHALLRHCLDPAGEPGAPAALLRAGVAALVLGDVAAACRAGARALAAVRTGGPDALLPQALEHLAYAELRAGRHAGARAHALEGLHAARRTAQPNSSARLHAVLALAASVEGPAEACAAHADAALTGAGPHGLAQAVTLATWARARADLASGRPGEAAARLAPLVGTGPGRGHFAARMLAVPCWVEAVVLGGRQPEESHGLQAAVDEFASWAARTADPGAPAQLARCRALLAPADEAEARYAEALAHHGRAGGAFERARTQLLYGQWLRRRRRTREARGPLRDALVAFQRCSARAWADRAAGELRAAGEPVGASRSTAGGPLAALTPQQQRIARCVAEGATNREVAVRLSLSPRTVDHHLRNVFAALGVRSRTELARLLGP; encoded by the coding sequence GTGAACCCATCGACGACCGTGCGCAGTCCGCTCCGGCTGTACGGCCGGGACGATGAACTCGCCACGGTGACAAGCCTGTTGGAGCTGTCGTGGCGGGGCGGCGGAGGTGTGCTCGTGCTGGCCGCGCCGCCGGGCCTCGGCCGTACGGCGCTGCTGCGCGCCGCCGCCGACGCACACCGCGACCGGGGCCCCGTGCTGTACGCCACGGCCGCCTCCGCCGGACGGTCCGTGCCGGGTGGCGGGCCGGTCGCCCCGCTCGGCCCGTCCCTCACCACCGGCCCCTCGCCCGCCGCCCCGTACCCGGTCATCACCCCCGAGGCGCTGGCCCGCCGACTGCGGGAACCGGGCACCGGACCGCCCCTGTTGGTCTGCGCCGACGACGCGCACACCTGGGACCCGGCGTGCAGGTCCGCCCTCGCCCGCGCGGCCCGCGGGCTGGGCCCGGGCAGCCGGACCGCCGTCCTCCTCTCGGCCGCCGACGGCACCGCCTTCGCCGGACTGCCCACGCTCCACCTCGCACCCCTGGACGAGGGCGCGGCCTCGGCGCTCCTGGACCGGCTGGCCGGGGGCGCGGCTCCCGGTGAGGGTCTCGGGCCGGCTCCCGGTGCGGACCCCGGCGCGCTCGTCGGTAGGGCTGCTCCCGGAACGGCTGATCCGGGAACGGCTGTCGTTACGGGGGAACTCGACCCGGTCGTGCGCGCCGAGCTTCTCCGCGAGGCGGCCGGAAACCCGCGCCTGCTCGCCGGGCTCACGGGCCGTCTCACCTCGGACCAGCTCGCCGGCCGCACCCCGCTGCCCTATCCGCTGCCCGGCGGCGAAACGGTGCTCGCCGCCCACGCCGAACGGCTCGACGGCCTCCCGGACCGGACCCGCACCCTGCTCCTGCTCGCCGCCGCGGCCCAGGAGCACGAACCGGAGGGCGCCGGGGCGGACGCCCTGCTCCTGCTGCGCGCGGGCACCCGCCGCGGACTGCCCCGGGACTTCCTGGACCGGGCCCTGTTCGGCACGACGGTCACCGAGGGCCTCCTCCAACGGGCGGGCAGCCGCGTCCACTTCGCCCACCGCCTCGCCGCCCGCGCCGTACTCCACCACGCCCCCTGGTCCCACCGCCGCGCGGCCCACGAACTGCTCGCCACCCTGCTGACGGAGACCGCGGACCGGGCCTCCCCGGACGCCTCCTCCCCGCCCCTTTCGGAGGCCCCGGCCGCATCGCCCCCGCCCGGCCCGCTCGCGGCCCTCGTCCAGTGGGCCTGTGCCGCGTCCGGGCCGGACGCCGCGCTGGCCGCCCGGCTCGAAGAGGCCGCCGGCGCCCCCTTCCCGCACGCCGAACGCTCCGCCGCCCTGGCCCGCGCCGCCCTGCTCACCACCGAACCCACGCTGCGGGCGGCCCGCCTCGCCGCGGCGGCCGAGCAGGCGGGGCTCGCGGGCGACCCGGCCCTGGCGCGGACCCTGCTGGCCAGGACCGGGCCCCGGGCCCCCGGCGCGGCGGGGCCGGCCGCCGACCGGGCGCGGGGCCTCGCCTCCTACGTCCACGGCATGCTGGCCCTGCGCTCCGGGCCCGCGGCCGACGCCCACGAAGTGCTGCTCGCCGCCGCCGCGCTGCTCGGCCCGCACGATCCCCGCCGGACCCTCGACGCCCTCCTCGGCGCGGCCGAGGCCGCCTGGGCGGCGGGGGACGCGCTCGGCTACCTCGACGCCATGAACCGTCTCGCCCGCACCCCGCTGGAGGCGGGCCTGGAGCACTACCGGGCCGGGATGTGCGCCGTGCTCGCGGGCCGCACCGCCGAGGGCCACGCCCTGCTCCGCCACTGCCTCGACCCCGCCGGGGAGCCCGGCGCCCCGGCCGCGCTGCTCCGGGCCGGGGTCGCGGCCCTGGTCCTCGGGGACGTCGCCGCCGCCTGCCGCGCGGGGGCCCGCGCGCTCGCCGCCGTACGGACCGGGGGCCCCGACGCGCTGCTGCCCCAGGCCCTCGAACACCTCGCCTACGCCGAGCTGCGGGCCGGGCGGCACGCCGGTGCGCGGGCGCACGCCCTGGAGGGGCTGCACGCCGCCCGCCGTACGGCGCAGCCCAACAGCTCCGCCCGTCTGCACGCCGTGCTCGCCCTCGCCGCCTCCGTGGAGGGCCCCGCGGAGGCGTGCGCCGCGCACGCCGACGCCGCGCTGACCGGGGCGGGGCCGCACGGGCTGGCCCAGGCCGTCACCCTCGCCACCTGGGCACGGGCCCGCGCGGACCTGGCCTCCGGGCGGCCCGGCGAGGCGGCCGCCCGGCTGGCCCCCCTCGTCGGGACCGGCCCGGGCCGGGGCCACTTCGCCGCCCGGATGCTCGCCGTCCCCTGCTGGGTCGAGGCCGTGGTCCTGGGTGGCCGGCAGCCCGAGGAGTCCCACGGACTCCAGGCGGCCGTGGACGAGTTCGCGTCCTGGGCCGCCCGGACCGCCGACCCGGGCGCGCCCGCCCAACTGGCCCGCTGCCGGGCCCTGCTGGCCCCCGCCGACGAGGCCGAGGCCCGCTACGCCGAGGCCCTGGCCCACCACGGCCGGGCGGGCGGCGCCTTCGAGCGGGCCCGCACCCAACTGCTGTACGGGCAGTGGCTGCGCCGCCGCCGGCGCACCCGCGAGGCCCGCGGCCCGCTGCGCGACGCCCTGGTCGCCTTCCAGCGCTGCTCGGCCCGTGCCTGGGCGGACCGGGCGGCCGGGGAGCTGCGGGCGGCGGGGGAGCCGGTCGGGGCCTCGCGGAGCACGGCGGGCGGACCGCTGGCGGCGCTCACCCCGCAGCAGCAGCGCATCGCCCGCTGCGTCGCCGAGGGGGCCACCAACCGAGAGGTGGCGGTGCGCCTGTCGCTCAGCCCCCGCACGGTCGACCACCACCTCCGCAACGTCTTCGCCGCCCTCGGCGTCCGCTCCCGCACCGAACTGGCCCGGCTGCTGGGCCCCTGA
- a CDS encoding alpha/beta hydrolase: MQQHLLPSHQHPPHPSRPRTSTGRPRTLTGLLTAVAATAGLLMTALVPGAQAADNPYERGPAPTNASIEASRGSYATSQTSVSSLAVSGFGGGTIHYPTSTADGTFGAVVISPGFTAYESSIAWLGPRLASQGFVVFTIDTNTTLDQPDSRGRQLLAALDYLTQRSSVRTRVDASRLGVMGHSMGGGGSLEAAKSRTSLKAAIPLTGWNTDKTWPELRTPTLVVGADGDTVAPVATHSEPFYESLPGSLDKAYLELRGATHFTPNTSDTTIAKYSISWLKRFIDNDTRYEQFLCPLPRPGLTIAEYRGNCPHTA; encoded by the coding sequence GTGCAGCAGCACCTCCTCCCCTCGCACCAGCACCCCCCGCACCCGAGCCGCCCCCGTACGTCCACGGGCCGCCCCCGTACGCTCACGGGTCTCCTGACCGCCGTCGCGGCCACCGCCGGTCTCCTGATGACCGCTCTGGTCCCGGGCGCCCAGGCCGCCGACAACCCCTACGAGCGCGGACCGGCCCCCACCAACGCCTCCATCGAGGCGAGCCGCGGCTCCTACGCCACCTCGCAGACCTCCGTCTCCTCGCTGGCCGTGAGCGGGTTCGGCGGCGGCACCATCCACTACCCGACGTCCACCGCCGACGGCACCTTCGGCGCGGTCGTCATCTCGCCCGGCTTCACCGCCTACGAGTCCTCCATCGCCTGGCTCGGCCCGCGCCTGGCGTCCCAGGGCTTCGTGGTCTTCACCATCGACACCAACACCACCCTCGACCAGCCCGACAGCCGGGGCCGCCAGCTCCTCGCCGCTCTGGACTACCTGACCCAGCGCAGTTCGGTGCGGACCCGGGTCGACGCCTCCCGGCTCGGGGTGATGGGGCACTCGATGGGCGGCGGCGGCAGCCTGGAGGCCGCCAAGAGCCGCACCTCGCTGAAGGCGGCGATCCCGCTGACCGGCTGGAACACCGACAAGACCTGGCCCGAACTGCGCACGCCCACCCTCGTGGTGGGGGCGGACGGGGACACGGTCGCCCCCGTCGCCACGCACTCCGAGCCGTTCTACGAGTCGCTGCCCGGCTCCCTGGACAAGGCGTACCTGGAGCTGCGCGGCGCCACGCACTTCACGCCGAACACCTCCGACACGACGATCGCGAAGTACAGCATTTCCTGGCTGAAGCGGTTCATCGACAACGACACCCGCTACGAGCAGTTCCTCTGCCCGCTCCCGCGGCCGGGCCTGACCATCGCGGAGTACCGGGGCAACTGCCCGCACACCGCGTAG
- the hisF gene encoding imidazole glycerol phosphate synthase subunit HisF — MSLAVRVIPCLDVDNGRVVKGVNFQNLRDAGDPVEMAKLYDAEGADELTFLDITASSGDRETTYDVVRRTAEQVFIPLTVGGGVRTPDDVDKLLRAGADKVGVNTAAIARPGLIREIAERFGRQVLVLSVDARRTPEGTFEVTTHGGRKGTGIDAVEWAHRAAELGAGEILLNSMDADGTKDGYDTEMIEAVRQHVTVPVIASGGAGRLADFAPAIGAGADAVLAASVFHFGDLRISEVKGALREAGHPVR, encoded by the coding sequence GTGAGCCTCGCCGTACGGGTCATCCCCTGCCTGGACGTCGACAACGGCCGGGTCGTCAAGGGCGTCAACTTCCAGAATCTGCGCGACGCGGGCGACCCGGTCGAGATGGCCAAGCTGTACGACGCCGAGGGCGCCGACGAGCTGACCTTCCTCGACATCACCGCCTCCAGCGGCGACCGCGAGACGACGTACGACGTGGTCCGCCGCACCGCCGAGCAGGTCTTCATCCCGCTCACCGTCGGCGGCGGCGTCCGCACCCCGGACGACGTCGACAAGCTGCTGCGCGCCGGGGCCGACAAGGTCGGCGTCAACACCGCCGCCATCGCCCGCCCCGGCCTCATCCGTGAGATCGCCGAACGCTTCGGACGCCAGGTCCTGGTGCTCTCCGTCGACGCCCGCCGCACCCCGGAGGGCACGTTCGAGGTCACCACGCACGGCGGCCGCAAGGGCACCGGCATCGACGCCGTCGAGTGGGCCCACCGGGCCGCCGAGCTGGGCGCGGGCGAGATCCTGCTCAACTCGATGGACGCCGACGGCACGAAGGACGGCTACGACACGGAGATGATCGAGGCGGTCCGCCAGCACGTCACCGTCCCCGTCATCGCCTCCGGCGGCGCGGGCCGGCTCGCCGACTTCGCCCCGGCGATCGGGGCGGGGGCCGACGCGGTGCTCGCCGCGTCCGTCTTCCACTTCGGCGACCTGCGGATCTCCGAGGTCAAGGGCGCCCTGCGGGAAGCGGGCCACCCGGTCCGCTGA
- a CDS encoding RidA family protein, translating to MTEAPEPTAASAVRRISTGAPWEEKFGYSRAVELPGGLVLVAGCTSVINGQISAGSPYEQAITSFDVAFAALEQVGLTREDVVRTRMYITHARDVEDIGRAHKELFDAVRPAASMIIVSGFVDPSLVVEVEVEAYRGGAK from the coding sequence ATGACCGAGGCTCCCGAGCCCACCGCCGCTTCCGCCGTACGCCGGATCTCCACCGGCGCCCCCTGGGAGGAGAAGTTCGGCTACTCGCGCGCGGTCGAGCTGCCGGGCGGGCTCGTCCTGGTGGCCGGCTGCACCTCCGTGATCAACGGCCAGATCTCCGCGGGCTCCCCGTACGAGCAGGCCATCACCTCCTTCGACGTCGCGTTCGCGGCGCTGGAGCAGGTGGGCCTCACCCGCGAGGACGTCGTCCGCACCCGGATGTACATCACGCACGCCCGGGACGTGGAGGACATCGGCCGCGCCCACAAGGAGCTGTTCGACGCCGTGCGCCCCGCCGCCTCGATGATCATCGTGTCCGGTTTCGTGGACCCGAGCCTGGTCGTCGAGGTCGAGGTCGAGGCCTACCGGGGAGGCGCGAAGTGA
- the priA gene encoding bifunctional 1-(5-phosphoribosyl)-5-((5-phosphoribosylamino)methylideneamino)imidazole-4-carboxamide isomerase/phosphoribosylanthranilate isomerase PriA, translated as MPKLELLPAVDVRDGQAVRLVHGESGSETSYGSPLEAALAWQRAGAEWLHLVDLDAAFGTGDNRALIAEVAGAMDIKVELSGGIRDDASLAAALATGCRRVNLGTAALETPEWVAKVIAEHGDKIAVGLDVRGTTLRGRGWTRDGGDLYETLARLDAEGCARYVVTDIAKDGTLEGPNLGLLRDVCAATDRPVVASGGVSSLDDLRAISLLVPEGVEGAIVGKALYAKAFTLEEALKAVAA; from the coding sequence ATGCCGAAGCTTGAACTGCTCCCCGCCGTCGACGTCCGCGACGGCCAGGCCGTCCGCCTCGTGCACGGCGAGTCCGGCTCCGAGACCTCCTACGGCTCCCCGCTGGAGGCGGCCCTCGCCTGGCAGCGCGCCGGCGCCGAGTGGCTGCACCTCGTCGACCTGGACGCCGCCTTCGGCACCGGCGACAACCGCGCCCTGATCGCCGAGGTCGCCGGGGCGATGGACATCAAGGTCGAGCTGTCCGGCGGCATCCGCGACGACGCCTCGCTCGCCGCCGCCCTCGCCACCGGCTGCCGCCGGGTCAACCTCGGCACCGCCGCCCTGGAGACCCCGGAGTGGGTAGCCAAGGTCATCGCCGAGCACGGCGACAAGATCGCCGTCGGCCTCGACGTCCGCGGCACCACCCTGCGCGGCCGCGGCTGGACCCGCGACGGCGGCGACCTCTACGAGACCCTCGCCCGCCTCGACGCCGAGGGCTGCGCCCGCTACGTCGTCACCGACATCGCCAAGGACGGCACCCTGGAGGGCCCCAACCTGGGCCTGCTGCGGGACGTCTGCGCGGCCACCGACCGCCCGGTCGTCGCCTCCGGCGGGGTCTCCTCCCTCGACGACCTCCGCGCGATCTCCCTCCTCGTCCCCGAGGGCGTCGAGGGCGCGATCGTCGGCAAGGCGCTGTACGCGAAGGCGTTCACGCTGGAAGAGGCCCTCAAGGCGGTCGCCGCATGA
- the hisH gene encoding imidazole glycerol phosphate synthase subunit HisH: MTENKKKVVVFDYGFGNVRSAERALAHVGADVEITRDYDRAMNADGLLVPGVGAFSACMDGLKRARGDWIVGRRLSGGRPVMGICVGMQILFERGIEHGVETEGLDEWPGTVGPLKADVVPHMGWNTVEAPEDSRLFADLDADARYYFVHSYAAHDWSLEVTNAKIRAPRVTWATHGERFVAAVENGALWATQFHPEKSGDAGAQLLTNWIETL; the protein is encoded by the coding sequence ATGACTGAGAACAAGAAGAAGGTCGTCGTCTTCGACTACGGCTTCGGCAACGTCCGTTCCGCCGAGCGCGCCCTCGCCCATGTCGGAGCGGACGTCGAGATCACCCGCGACTACGACCGCGCGATGAACGCCGACGGGCTGCTCGTCCCCGGCGTCGGCGCGTTCTCCGCCTGCATGGACGGGCTGAAGCGGGCCCGCGGCGACTGGATCGTCGGCCGCAGGCTCTCCGGCGGCCGTCCCGTCATGGGCATCTGCGTCGGCATGCAGATCCTGTTCGAGCGCGGCATCGAGCACGGCGTGGAGACCGAGGGCCTGGACGAATGGCCCGGCACGGTCGGGCCGCTGAAGGCCGACGTCGTCCCGCACATGGGATGGAACACCGTCGAGGCCCCCGAGGACTCCCGGCTCTTCGCGGACCTGGACGCCGACGCCAGGTACTACTTCGTGCACTCCTACGCGGCGCACGACTGGTCCCTCGAAGTGACCAACGCCAAGATCCGTGCCCCCAGGGTCACCTGGGCCACGCACGGCGAACGGTTCGTGGCCGCCGTGGAGAACGGCGCGCTGTGGGCCACCCAGTTCCACCCCGAGAAGTCCGGCGATGCCGGCGCCCAGCTGCTGACCAACTGGATCGAGACGCTGTAA
- the hisB gene encoding imidazoleglycerol-phosphate dehydratase HisB has translation MSPRVGRVERTTKETSVLVEVNLDGTGKVDVATGVGFYDHMLDQLGRHGLFDLTVKTEGDLHIDSHHTIEDTALALGAAFKQALGDKVGIYRFGNCTVPLDESLAQVTVDLSGRPYLVHTEPEKMAPMIGAYDTTMTRHILESFVAQAQIALHVHVPYGRNAHHIVECQFKALARALRYACEHDPRAAGILPSTKGAL, from the coding sequence ATGAGCCCCCGCGTAGGCCGCGTGGAACGCACCACGAAGGAAACGTCCGTGCTCGTCGAGGTCAACCTCGACGGCACCGGCAAGGTCGATGTCGCCACCGGGGTCGGCTTCTACGACCACATGCTCGACCAGCTCGGCCGCCACGGCCTCTTCGACCTCACGGTCAAGACCGAGGGCGACCTGCACATCGACAGCCACCACACCATCGAGGACACCGCGCTCGCGCTCGGCGCCGCCTTCAAGCAGGCCCTCGGCGACAAGGTCGGCATCTACCGCTTCGGCAACTGCACCGTTCCGCTGGACGAGTCGCTCGCCCAGGTCACCGTCGACCTCTCCGGCCGCCCCTACCTCGTGCACACCGAGCCCGAGAAGATGGCGCCGATGATCGGCGCGTACGACACGACGATGACCCGGCACATCCTGGAGTCCTTCGTCGCCCAGGCGCAGATCGCCCTGCACGTCCACGTGCCGTACGGGCGCAACGCCCACCACATCGTCGAGTGCCAGTTCAAGGCCCTCGCCCGCGCCCTGCGCTACGCCTGCGAGCACGACCCGCGCGCCGCCGGCATCCTGCCCTCCACGAAGGGCGCGCTGTGA
- a CDS encoding histidinol-phosphate transaminase — protein MTYDSTAPRNPWDELPIRDELRGQSPYGAPQLDVPVRLNTNENPYPLPEALVDRIAERVREAARGLNRYPDRDAVELRTELARYLSRTAGHPVSRANVWAANGSNEVLQQLLQTFGGPGRTAIGFEPSYSMHALISRGTGTGWISGPRNDDFTIDVDAARAAIAEHRPEVVFITSPNNPTGTAVDAETVLALYDAAQAAGPSMVVVDEAYGEFSHHPSLLPLIEGRRNLVLSRTMSKAFGAAGLRLGYLAADPAVVDAVQLVRLPYHLSSVTQATALAALEHTDTLLGYVAQLKSERDRLVAELRATGYEVTDSDANFVQFGRFDDSHAVWQQILDRGVLVRDNGVPGWLRVSAGTPAENDAFLDAVRELKKEHDA, from the coding sequence GTGACGTACGACAGCACCGCCCCCCGCAACCCCTGGGACGAGCTCCCCATCCGCGACGAACTGCGCGGCCAGTCCCCGTACGGAGCACCCCAGCTCGACGTCCCCGTACGCCTCAACACCAACGAGAATCCGTACCCGCTCCCCGAAGCCCTGGTCGACCGGATCGCCGAGCGGGTCCGCGAGGCCGCCCGCGGCCTCAACCGCTACCCCGACCGGGACGCCGTGGAGCTCCGCACCGAGCTGGCCCGCTACCTGTCCCGCACGGCGGGACACCCGGTGAGCAGGGCCAACGTCTGGGCCGCCAACGGCTCCAACGAGGTGCTCCAGCAGCTCCTCCAGACCTTCGGCGGGCCCGGCCGCACCGCGATCGGCTTCGAACCCTCGTACTCCATGCACGCCCTGATCTCCCGGGGCACCGGCACCGGCTGGATCTCCGGCCCGCGCAACGACGACTTCACCATCGACGTGGACGCCGCCCGCGCCGCCATCGCCGAGCACCGGCCCGAGGTCGTCTTCATCACCTCGCCCAACAACCCCACCGGCACGGCCGTCGACGCGGAGACCGTCCTCGCCCTGTACGACGCCGCCCAGGCCGCCGGACCCTCGATGGTCGTCGTCGACGAGGCGTACGGCGAGTTCAGCCACCACCCCTCGCTGCTCCCGCTGATCGAGGGCCGCCGCAACCTGGTCCTCTCCCGGACCATGTCCAAGGCGTTCGGCGCGGCCGGACTCCGCCTCGGCTACCTCGCCGCCGACCCGGCCGTGGTCGACGCGGTCCAGCTGGTGCGGCTGCCGTACCACCTCTCCTCCGTCACCCAGGCCACCGCGCTCGCCGCCCTGGAGCACACCGATACGCTGCTCGGGTACGTCGCGCAGCTCAAGAGCGAGCGCGACCGGCTGGTGGCCGAGCTGCGCGCCACCGGCTACGAGGTCACCGACTCGGACGCCAACTTCGTCCAGTTCGGCCGCTTCGACGACAGCCACGCCGTCTGGCAGCAGATCCTCGACCGGGGCGTCCTGGTCCGGGACAACGGCGTACCGGGATGGCTGCGGGTCTCCGCGGGCACCCCGGCAGAGAACGACGCGTTCCTCGATGCGGTACGCGAACTGAAGAAGGAGCACGACGCATGA